One genomic segment of Equus quagga isolate Etosha38 chromosome 20, UCLA_HA_Equagga_1.0, whole genome shotgun sequence includes these proteins:
- the DIO3 gene encoding thyroxine 5-deiodinase encodes MPRQAAPRLVVGEGSGSQGALGAAATMLRSLLLHSLRLCAQTASCLVLFPRFLGTAFMLWLLDFLCIRKHFLSRQRRGGPEPEVELNCDGEEVPPDDPPICVSDDNRLCTLASLKAVWYGQKLDFFKQAHEGGPAPNSEVVLPDGFQNQHILDYARGNRPLVLNFGSCTUPPFMARMSAFRRLVTKYQRDVDFLIIYIEEAHPSDGWVTTDSPYIIPQHRSLEDRVSAARVLQQGAPGCSLVLDTMANSSSSAYGAYFERLYVIQSGTIMYQGGRGPDGYQVSELRTWLERYDEQLRGAQPR; translated from the coding sequence ATGCCTCGCCAGGCCGCCCCGCGGTTGGTGGTGGGAGAGGGCAGCGggtcccagggggctttgggggcgGCAGCCACCATGCTCCGCTCCCTGCTGCTTCACTCCCTGAGGCTCTGCGCCCAGACCGCCTCGTGCCTCGTGCTCTTCCCGCGCTTCCTCGGCACCGCCTTCATGCTCTGGCTCCTCGACTTCCTGTGCATCCGCAAGCATTTCCTGAGCCGCCAGCGCCGGGGTGGGCCCGAACCTGAAGTGGAGCTCAACTGTGATGGCGAGGAGGTGCCCCCCGACGACCCGCCTATCTGCGTGTCCGACGACAACCGCCTGTGCACCCTGGCGTCGCTGAAGGCGGTGTGGTACGGCCAGAAGTTGGATTTCTTCAAGCAGGCGCACGAGGGCGGTCCGGCACCCAACTCCGAGGTGGTCCTGCCCGACGGCTTCCAGAACCAGCATATCCTCGATTATGCGCGAGGAAACCGCCCGCTGGTGCTCAATTTCGGCAGCTGCACCTGACCACCGTTCATGGCGCGCATGAGCGCCTTCCGGCGCCTGGTCACCAAGTACCAGCGCGACGTCGACTTCCTCATCATCTACATCGAGGAAGCGCATCCCTCCGACGGCTGGGTCACCACAGACTCCCCCTACATCATCCCGCAGCACCGAAGCCTGGAGGACCGGGTCAGCGCAGCTCGGGTACTGCAGCAAGGAGCGCCCGGCTGCTCCCTTGTCCTCGACACCATGGCCAACTCCAGCAGCTCAGCCTACGGCGCCTACTTCGAGCGCCTTTACGTCATCCAAAGTGGCACCATTATGTACCAGGGCGGCCGCGGTCCAGACGGCTACCAGGTCTCCGAGCTGCGCACCTGGCTGGAGCGCTATGATGAGCAGCTGCGCGGAGCTCAGCCCCGTTGA